In a single window of the Bacteroidia bacterium genome:
- a CDS encoding NAD(P)/FAD-dependent oxidoreductase, which produces MSKKITIVGAGLVGSLLSIYLAKRGHKISLFERRSDMRKSQLSAGKSINLALSDRGWKGLEGIGIADEIKKIAIPMYGRFIHHKDGSTAYQPYGKENQAIYSVSRAEINMRLIDLAEQQENVKIYFDERCTHIDKNALETEFENAETKKITKQKSDLLFGSDGAFSASRLAMQLHSDRFEYNQHYISAGYKELIIPPGENEKFLIEKNALHIWPRGSFMMIALPNLDGNFTCTLFLPFEGEKSFEKLKTDEQILNFFNEEFPDAVPLMPTLLQDFKQNPVASLVTVKCFPWTFDEKIALIGDAAHAIVPFYGQGMNCGFEDCVVLNNLMEKYAENWETIFHEYENLRKPDADAIADLAIMNFVEMRDKTADPKFLVQKKIEARFSQKHPDKWIPLYSMVTYNPQIRYSTALREGEKQERIMQKVMKLENIEQKWDSDEVENLMLENLKKA; this is translated from the coding sequence ATGAGTAAGAAAATAACCATTGTTGGAGCAGGATTAGTAGGTTCTTTATTATCCATTTATTTGGCAAAGCGCGGACATAAAATATCGCTTTTCGAACGGAGATCGGATATGCGAAAATCACAATTGTCTGCCGGAAAATCTATTAATCTCGCGTTGAGCGACAGAGGTTGGAAAGGTTTGGAAGGTATTGGAATTGCGGATGAAATAAAAAAGATTGCCATTCCGATGTACGGGCGTTTTATTCATCACAAAGATGGTTCAACGGCTTATCAACCTTATGGAAAAGAGAATCAAGCAATTTATTCTGTTTCGCGTGCCGAAATAAATATGCGCTTAATAGATTTGGCGGAGCAACAGGAAAACGTAAAAATTTATTTTGACGAACGTTGCACGCACATTGATAAAAACGCGTTGGAAACAGAATTTGAAAATGCCGAAACAAAAAAAATAACGAAACAAAAAAGTGATTTGCTTTTTGGATCAGATGGCGCCTTTTCCGCTTCACGCTTGGCAATGCAATTACACAGCGACCGATTTGAATACAACCAACATTATATTTCCGCAGGTTATAAAGAGTTAATTATTCCGCCGGGTGAAAATGAAAAATTTCTTATCGAAAAAAATGCTTTACACATTTGGCCTCGTGGAAGCTTTATGATGATTGCACTTCCGAACTTAGACGGGAATTTCACTTGTACTTTATTTCTTCCTTTTGAAGGAGAAAAATCGTTTGAAAAATTAAAAACAGATGAACAAATTCTCAATTTTTTTAACGAAGAATTCCCAGATGCCGTTCCGCTAATGCCGACATTGTTACAAGATTTCAAGCAAAATCCAGTTGCTTCCTTGGTTACTGTAAAATGTTTTCCTTGGACGTTTGACGAAAAAATTGCTTTGATTGGCGATGCGGCTCACGCCATTGTGCCGTTTTACGGACAAGGCATGAACTGCGGTTTTGAAGATTGTGTAGTGTTAAATAATTTGATGGAAAAATACGCTGAAAATTGGGAAACTATTTTTCACGAATATGAAAATTTACGTAAACCGGATGCCGATGCCATTGCCGATTTAGCGATTATGAATTTTGTGGAAATGCGCGATAAAACGGCTGATCCAAAATTTTTAGTACAGAAAAAAATTGAAGCGCGTTTCAGTCAAAAGCACCCTGACAAATGGATTCCACTTTATTCGATGGTTACGTACAATCCGCAAATACGCTATTCTACTGCTTTACGCGAAGGTGAAAAACAAGAACGCATTATGCAAAAAGTGATGAAGCTCGAAAATATTGAGCAAAAATGGGACAGCGATGAAGTAGAAAATTTGATGTTGGAAAATTTGAAAAAAGCTTAA
- a CDS encoding MBL fold metallo-hydrolase — protein MQIKAFTLNPFQENTYIIFDETKECIIVDPGCSNASEKKILSDYIEKEKLNPVKLINTHCHIDHVLGNKFVSEKYKIGLEIHSNELEILHSLERVGQMYGVETEPSPEPIQLLTESEKIIFGNTSLDILFTPGHSPGSISFYNKAKKILISGDVLFYGSIGRTDLPGGNYETLIESIKTKLLILEDDITVYSGHGKPTTIGFERMNNPFLV, from the coding sequence ATGCAAATAAAAGCCTTTACATTAAATCCTTTTCAGGAAAATACATATATCATTTTTGATGAAACCAAGGAATGTATTATTGTAGATCCAGGTTGCAGCAACGCATCTGAAAAAAAAATTCTCAGCGATTACATCGAAAAAGAAAAATTAAATCCTGTAAAACTCATCAACACGCATTGTCATATTGATCACGTTTTGGGAAATAAATTTGTTTCTGAAAAATATAAAATTGGTTTAGAAATTCATTCAAACGAATTGGAAATTTTACATTCGCTGGAACGAGTTGGACAAATGTACGGAGTAGAAACAGAGCCTTCTCCGGAACCGATTCAGCTTTTAACTGAAAGCGAAAAAATAATTTTCGGGAACACTTCGCTTGATATTTTATTTACGCCTGGACATTCGCCAGGAAGTATTTCTTTTTACAATAAAGCGAAAAAAATACTTATTTCGGGAGATGTTTTATTTTATGGAAGCATTGGTAGGACAGACCTTCCGGGAGGAAATTACGAAACACTTATTGAAAGTATCAAAACAAAATTATTGATTTTGGAAGATGACATAACCGTTTATTCAGGACACGGAAAACCAACCACCATTGGTTTTGAGCGAATGAATAATCCGTTTTTGGTTTAA
- the mce gene encoding methylmalonyl-CoA epimerase, with translation MKKIEHIGIAVKDIEKSSDLFAKLFGKKAYKRENVASENVLTAFFQTGNSKIELLQALTEESAIAQFIAKKGEGIHHIAFEVEDIYMEMKRLESEGFTLLSAEPKKGADNKLICFLHPKSTNGVLIELCQEIKK, from the coding sequence ATGAAAAAAATAGAACACATTGGAATTGCTGTAAAGGACATCGAAAAATCATCCGATTTATTTGCTAAATTATTCGGTAAAAAAGCTTATAAAAGAGAAAACGTAGCGAGCGAAAATGTGCTCACCGCTTTTTTTCAAACAGGAAACAGTAAAATAGAATTACTTCAAGCTTTAACAGAAGAAAGTGCCATTGCTCAATTTATCGCCAAAAAGGGCGAAGGCATTCATCACATCGCCTTTGAAGTGGAAGATATTTATATGGAAATGAAACGCCTCGAAAGCGAAGGCTTTACGCTGCTTTCCGCCGAACCTAAAAAAGGTGCTGACAATAAACTCATTTGCTTCCTGCATCCAAAATCTACCAACGGCGTATTAATCGAACTGTGTCAGGAAATAAAAAAATAA
- the kynU gene encoding kynureninase has protein sequence MTYKNTLEFALQQDKEDALNSYREKFYFPQMHGREVVYFTGNSLGLQPKSTQDAILNELEDWATFGVEGHFHARNPWLSYHEQFAKPLAKIVGANPTEIIVMNQLTVNLHLLMVSFYRPTKTRYKILCEAKAFPSDQYALTSQIKFHGLNPDDAIIEVSPREGEHCIRHEDVLKAIEENKNSLALILIGGVNYYNGQVFDMKAITEAGHKAGAVVGFDLAHAAGNLKLQLHDWNVDFACWCSYKYLNSGPGGVSGVFIHENNLNNPETIRFAGWWGHDKNSRFKMEKEFVPMPTAEAWQMSNAPVLSMAAHKAAVAIFDEVGMDALTKKSEKLTGYLEFVLDEINQSLLQKLEIITPRDKKQRGCQLSIIAHGRGKELFNKITQAGVIADWREPNVIRVAPVPLYNSFEDVFRFGEILKNNL, from the coding sequence ATGACCTATAAAAATACGCTTGAATTTGCTTTGCAGCAAGACAAAGAAGATGCTTTAAATTCTTATCGTGAAAAATTTTATTTCCCGCAAATGCACGGGCGCGAAGTAGTTTATTTTACAGGAAATTCACTCGGACTACAACCAAAATCTACGCAAGATGCTATTTTGAATGAGTTGGAAGATTGGGCTACTTTTGGTGTAGAAGGACATTTTCACGCACGAAATCCTTGGCTTTCGTATCATGAACAATTTGCGAAACCGCTCGCAAAAATTGTGGGCGCAAATCCTACAGAAATTATTGTGATGAACCAATTGACGGTGAATTTACATTTGTTGATGGTGAGTTTTTATCGTCCTACAAAAACGCGCTATAAAATTTTGTGCGAAGCAAAAGCATTTCCATCCGATCAATATGCCTTGACTTCGCAAATAAAATTTCATGGATTAAATCCAGATGATGCGATTATTGAAGTTTCTCCGCGCGAAGGCGAGCATTGCATTCGGCACGAAGATGTGTTGAAAGCCATCGAAGAAAATAAAAATTCTTTGGCGTTGATTTTAATTGGCGGTGTTAATTATTACAACGGACAAGTGTTCGATATGAAAGCAATTACCGAAGCTGGACACAAAGCTGGTGCTGTTGTTGGTTTCGATTTGGCGCACGCAGCCGGAAATTTAAAATTGCAGTTGCACGATTGGAATGTTGATTTTGCATGTTGGTGCAGTTACAAATATTTAAACTCTGGTCCAGGTGGCGTTTCGGGCGTTTTTATTCACGAAAATAATTTGAATAATCCGGAGACAATTCGTTTTGCAGGTTGGTGGGGGCACGATAAAAATTCGCGTTTTAAAATGGAAAAAGAATTTGTTCCGATGCCAACTGCCGAAGCTTGGCAAATGAGCAATGCGCCTGTTTTATCAATGGCTGCACACAAAGCTGCTGTTGCTATTTTTGATGAAGTAGGAATGGATGCGCTCACAAAAAAATCAGAAAAATTAACGGGATATTTAGAATTTGTGTTGGATGAAATCAATCAATCGCTGCTACAAAAATTAGAAATTATTACGCCACGCGATAAAAAACAAAGAGGGTGCCAACTTTCTATCATCGCACATGGACGCGGAAAAGAACTGTTCAACAAAATAACACAAGCCGGAGTAATTGCGGATTGGCGCGAACCAAATGTGATTCGTGTTGCTCCCGTTCCGCTGTATAATTCGTTTGAAGATGTTTTTAGATTCGGAGAAATTTTGAAAAATAATTTGTAA
- a CDS encoding cytochrome c has protein sequence MKKATKAIFFISISMLVLHACTTTKKIVKENTNSADAPTADDLQRGQIQYSDLTSDDLQQGYHTYTAKCGECHKLKIPNKFTVDQWNDIFPKMAKKAKLSDQEYKETQRYVMIMQSKK, from the coding sequence ATGAAGAAAGCAACAAAAGCAATTTTTTTCATCAGTATTTCAATGCTCGTATTACATGCTTGTACCACCACCAAAAAAATAGTTAAAGAAAATACAAATTCGGCGGATGCACCTACAGCCGATGATTTACAGCGCGGTCAAATACAGTATAGCGATTTAACTTCGGATGATTTGCAACAGGGATACCATACCTATACCGCAAAATGTGGAGAATGCCATAAGTTGAAAATCCCCAATAAATTTACCGTAGATCAATGGAATGATATTTTCCCGAAAATGGCAAAGAAAGCCAAATTAAGCGATCAGGAATATAAAGAAACACAGCGTTATGTGATGATAATGCAGTCGAAAAAATAA
- a CDS encoding ABC transporter substrate-binding protein has translation MKIAFLAHQPLPNRLIEKLKMKRMKKIGFFALSIATLLTACNNGAGTKNTNSKLTAKGDRIYGGTLKLGETEGLQTLYPYNITDEVSAFIADQIYEGLIKFNTKDLTIVPAIAEKWELDPTGTVYTFHLKKGIHFQDDSCFAGGKGRELKASDVLYSFEKLCTAGPDNYNFGSTFKNNVAGADKYFEDSKTGKPSYDLEGVKIIDDYTVQIKLLKPNSSFLYTLTNPGAFIIAKEALEKYGTKIKNGTGAFVYTEPSKDNQLILKRNPNFHGTDTLGNILPFLDSVEILTFPTKRAELQAFEAGKTDLILGLPSESIKEIVESQISDFQKQPPKYVLDRIPEMVTQYYEFNITRAPFNDKRVRQAFSYAINRDKIIDEVLKGEAYGPGVNGICPPTFKGYDITKIKGYTHDADKAKKLLAEAGYPDGKNFPAVKIELNSGGAKNTNVAIEIQKELQEVLNVNVDFEVVSFEQSIQDAKYAKGDIIRSAWVADFPDPETFLSTLYGGTVPDGIDKPSYPNTARYKNADFDKWFEAGKEAKTTQESYDDFQKAEQIMIDDAPVMVLWYDENYRLEQWRVRNLYANPMLYRDFSEVYIKPTATSASVVDSTKSK, from the coding sequence ATGAAAATCGCTTTTTTAGCGCATCAACCATTGCCTAACAGACTGATTGAAAAACTGAAAATGAAACGTATGAAAAAAATCGGCTTCTTTGCGCTATCTATAGCGACATTATTAACCGCTTGTAACAATGGCGCGGGGACAAAAAATACCAACTCTAAACTAACGGCTAAAGGCGACCGTATTTATGGAGGAACGCTGAAGTTAGGAGAAACCGAAGGGCTTCAAACGCTTTATCCATATAATATTACAGATGAAGTTTCTGCCTTTATTGCAGACCAGATTTACGAAGGATTGATAAAATTTAATACGAAGGATCTTACTATTGTTCCTGCCATCGCAGAAAAATGGGAGCTTGATCCAACAGGAACGGTTTATACTTTTCATTTAAAAAAAGGAATTCATTTTCAAGATGATTCGTGCTTTGCAGGCGGAAAAGGTCGGGAACTAAAGGCTTCCGATGTATTGTATTCTTTTGAAAAATTGTGTACTGCAGGACCGGATAATTACAATTTTGGTTCTACTTTTAAAAATAATGTAGCTGGTGCCGACAAATATTTTGAAGATAGCAAAACAGGAAAACCTTCCTATGATTTAGAAGGCGTAAAAATAATAGATGATTACACCGTTCAAATAAAATTACTCAAACCAAATTCGTCCTTTTTATATACACTTACAAATCCGGGTGCATTTATCATCGCCAAAGAAGCACTTGAAAAATACGGTACTAAAATAAAAAATGGAACAGGAGCTTTTGTTTACACAGAGCCTTCAAAAGACAATCAACTTATTTTAAAACGTAATCCTAATTTTCATGGAACGGATACGCTCGGAAATATCTTGCCTTTCTTAGATTCTGTTGAAATACTTACCTTCCCCACAAAACGAGCAGAATTACAAGCCTTCGAAGCTGGGAAAACAGACCTTATTTTAGGCTTGCCTTCCGAATCTATCAAAGAAATTGTGGAAAGTCAAATTTCAGATTTTCAAAAACAACCTCCAAAATATGTATTGGATCGAATTCCGGAAATGGTTACGCAATACTATGAGTTTAACATAACACGCGCACCTTTCAATGACAAAAGAGTACGTCAAGCATTTTCGTATGCGATTAATCGCGATAAAATTATTGATGAAGTTTTAAAAGGAGAAGCTTACGGACCTGGCGTAAATGGAATATGCCCTCCTACATTCAAAGGATATGACATTACAAAAATAAAAGGCTATACACACGATGCTGATAAAGCAAAAAAATTGTTGGCAGAAGCTGGTTATCCAGATGGGAAAAATTTTCCAGCTGTAAAGATTGAACTCAACAGCGGAGGGGCAAAAAATACCAATGTGGCCATTGAAATTCAAAAAGAATTACAGGAAGTATTAAATGTAAATGTGGATTTTGAAGTTGTTTCATTTGAACAATCTATACAAGATGCAAAATATGCAAAAGGCGATATTATTCGTTCTGCTTGGGTTGCCGATTTTCCGGATCCTGAAACATTTTTATCTACACTATATGGAGGAACTGTGCCAGATGGCATAGATAAACCTTCGTATCCAAATACAGCTCGGTATAAAAATGCAGATTTCGACAAATGGTTTGAAGCTGGTAAAGAAGCAAAAACAACTCAAGAAAGTTATGACGATTTTCAAAAAGCAGAACAAATTATGATAGACGATGCACCTGTTATGGTGTTGTGGTACGATGAAAATTACCGTTTAGAACAATGGCGGGTTCGTAACTTGTACGCCAATCCGATGTTGTACAGAGATTTCTCAGAAGTGTATATAAAACCAACAGCAACTTCTGCATCAGTAGTGGATAGCACAAAAAGCAAATAA
- a CDS encoding CHRD domain-containing protein: MRKITKIMIVVASALLSLNVGAQGLSSRLLVTANLTGAQETPSVATSASGVASFMLNPTQDTMCVSMAFNGLSGAITGVHVHVGTPGVAGGVITNLTPSVTGNQLHAFLTGANLTSAMVANYLAGNYYVNVHTAANPNGEIRGQLNLESDYNYTINANGAQETPSVTTSAYAFGSIHLSQDQTVLTLNLIANGLSGSITGAHLHYGKVGVAGGVAINFSSDVFGNIVSGNVKTTPAFLDSLAIGHVYFNIHTAANPGGEIRGQVLTNTTLSFDAIMQGSNEVPSVTTSAVAIANLQLNTAMDTLWINGVATGLSGKITGLHLHSGAVGVAGGVLENFSTDTSGQRFSGYVAGSANITNAIVQAMLEGLTYVNIHTVANPNGEIRGQVYEYARQGFTITGDGAQETPSVTTNAYGIGSVSIDVAGTSAHYMVAVNNLSGALSAAHFHQGTAGNAGGVLYTIPTFMPAANANSTAVGFWTDSTATTPFTTTIANYFFSGDVYLNAHTAADPNGEMRGQLIFGSQCSSGGLGIAENLIMPESFNVYPNPSNGLFNIALNANQAYSNGFVKVYNLLGQQVFSETVIVLKGQNNYSLDISKLNSGIYMISIQEGSKEVTQRIIKN; the protein is encoded by the coding sequence ATGAGAAAAATTACAAAAATAATGATCGTAGTTGCAAGTGCGCTATTGTCATTGAATGTAGGAGCGCAAGGCTTAAGCAGCAGATTGCTGGTTACCGCGAATCTTACAGGAGCACAAGAAACCCCATCTGTTGCAACGTCGGCATCAGGAGTTGCCAGTTTTATGCTGAATCCAACACAAGATACCATGTGTGTGAGTATGGCGTTTAACGGACTAAGTGGTGCTATTACAGGAGTTCACGTTCATGTAGGAACTCCAGGTGTTGCAGGTGGTGTTATCACTAACCTGACTCCTTCTGTAACGGGAAATCAGCTTCATGCTTTTTTAACAGGAGCAAATTTAACATCGGCAATGGTGGCAAATTATTTGGCGGGTAATTATTATGTAAACGTACACACAGCTGCTAATCCAAATGGGGAAATCAGAGGACAATTAAATTTAGAATCGGATTACAATTACACCATTAACGCAAATGGCGCACAAGAAACACCTTCAGTAACTACATCAGCGTATGCTTTTGGATCCATTCATTTAAGTCAAGATCAAACTGTATTAACGCTTAACTTGATTGCAAACGGATTAAGCGGAAGCATCACAGGAGCGCATCTTCATTACGGAAAAGTGGGTGTTGCAGGTGGTGTTGCTATTAATTTTTCATCCGATGTATTCGGAAACATTGTAAGTGGAAACGTTAAAACAACTCCTGCTTTCTTAGATAGTTTGGCGATTGGACATGTTTATTTTAATATTCACACAGCTGCTAACCCTGGTGGAGAAATCAGAGGACAAGTTTTGACGAATACAACTCTTTCTTTTGATGCCATTATGCAAGGTTCAAACGAAGTTCCTTCAGTTACAACAAGTGCCGTAGCCATTGCCAATTTGCAATTAAATACTGCGATGGATACTTTATGGATAAATGGTGTTGCAACAGGATTAAGCGGAAAAATAACAGGATTGCATTTACATTCAGGAGCAGTGGGTGTTGCAGGCGGCGTATTGGAAAACTTTTCAACGGATACTTCCGGACAACGTTTCTCAGGATATGTAGCAGGCTCAGCAAACATTACCAATGCTATTGTACAAGCTATGTTAGAAGGATTAACTTATGTAAACATTCATACCGTAGCTAATCCAAATGGAGAAATTAGAGGGCAGGTATACGAATACGCCCGACAAGGATTTACCATTACTGGAGATGGCGCACAAGAAACTCCTTCTGTTACAACCAATGCTTACGGAATAGGAAGTGTTTCTATTGACGTAGCGGGGACAAGTGCTCACTACATGGTTGCGGTGAATAATTTGAGCGGAGCTTTATCAGCCGCACATTTTCATCAAGGTACGGCAGGAAATGCAGGAGGCGTACTTTATACAATTCCTACTTTTATGCCTGCTGCGAATGCTAACAGTACTGCCGTTGGTTTTTGGACAGACAGCACAGCTACTACCCCTTTCACGACAACCATCGCCAATTATTTTTTCAGCGGGGATGTTTATTTGAACGCCCATACAGCTGCTGATCCGAATGGAGAAATGAGAGGACAACTTATTTTTGGTTCACAATGCTCCAGTGGTGGTTTGGGAATTGCTGAAAATTTAATTATGCCCGAATCATTTAACGTATATCCAAATCCAAGTAACGGCTTGTTTAACATCGCATTAAATGCAAACCAAGCGTATAGCAATGGTTTCGTAAAAGTGTATAATTTACTCGGACAACAAGTTTTTTCTGAAACAGTAATTGTTTTAAAAGGGCAAAATAATTATTCTTTAGATATATCTAAATTGAATAGCGGAATTTATATGATCAGCATTCAAGAAGGTTCAAAAGAAGTAACGCAACGCATTATCAAAAATTAA
- a CDS encoding sulfite exporter TauE/SafE family protein → MTHAKTKHTSTKTWMILIAIGLTAGALSGLIGIGGGIIIVPSLVFFLGFSQHEAQGTSIALMLPPIGILAVYNYYSSGNLNVKYAIIIACAFVIGAFFGSKMAIAMDEKKIKKIFGVLMLVIAVKMFFS, encoded by the coding sequence ATGACACACGCAAAAACAAAACATACAAGTACAAAAACGTGGATGATCCTCATCGCTATCGGGCTTACAGCTGGGGCTTTAAGTGGATTGATTGGCATTGGCGGTGGAATTATTATTGTGCCATCGCTTGTTTTTTTTCTCGGATTTTCTCAACACGAAGCACAAGGTACCAGTATCGCCCTCATGCTTCCACCCATCGGAATACTTGCTGTCTATAATTATTATAGTTCCGGAAATTTGAATGTGAAATACGCCATTATCATTGCTTGTGCTTTTGTAATCGGTGCTTTTTTCGGATCAAAAATGGCGATTGCAATGGACGAAAAAAAAATTAAAAAAATATTTGGTGTCCTGATGTTGGTAATTGCCGTGAAAATGTTTTTTTCCTAA
- the hemL gene encoding glutamate-1-semialdehyde 2,1-aminomutase, translated as MKREKSAELFEKAKKYFPGGVNSPVRAFRSVGGTPLFIEKGKGSKIWDADGNEFIDYCCSWGPLILGHAHPKVVEAIKKTVEKGSSFGAPTALENQLAEIILSNNKYVEKIRFVSSGTEAVMSAIRLARGYTKRNKILKFEGCYHGHSDSLLVKAGSGLVTFGNTSSAGVPEAFVKETIVVPLNNKKAVEEAFAQFKNKIACVIIEPIPANNGLLLQDKSFLEFLRNICTENETLLIFDEVISGFRIGFEGAAGHYKIAPDIITYGKIIGGGMPVGMYGASAEIMKKISPDGDVYQAGTLSGNPVAMAAGIVQLTECLKPNFYQDLERKTQFLIAEINSNLKLEIIKIKIFSIGSIFWIAFTDKEKIQAAEDIDAESMFHFKQMHALLLEQGIYFGPSGYEVGFVSEAHTEDDLLKSAKIIASILASLKK; from the coding sequence ATGAAACGGGAAAAATCAGCGGAACTTTTCGAAAAAGCAAAAAAATATTTTCCGGGCGGAGTGAATTCTCCAGTACGTGCTTTCCGCTCTGTTGGCGGAACTCCTTTGTTTATTGAAAAAGGAAAAGGCAGTAAAATTTGGGATGCTGATGGAAATGAATTTATAGATTATTGTTGTTCTTGGGGTCCCTTAATTTTAGGACACGCGCATCCAAAAGTAGTGGAAGCAATTAAAAAAACCGTTGAAAAAGGAAGTTCATTTGGTGCGCCTACGGCACTCGAAAATCAGTTGGCAGAAATCATTTTATCGAATAATAAATATGTTGAAAAAATTCGTTTTGTCAGTTCCGGAACAGAAGCGGTTATGTCTGCTATCCGCTTGGCGCGAGGTTATACAAAACGAAATAAAATTTTAAAATTTGAAGGTTGTTATCACGGACATAGTGATTCCCTATTGGTAAAAGCTGGTTCAGGTTTGGTAACGTTCGGAAATACTTCGTCAGCTGGCGTTCCCGAAGCATTTGTGAAAGAAACAATTGTGGTACCGCTCAACAATAAAAAAGCGGTGGAAGAAGCATTCGCTCAATTTAAAAATAAAATTGCGTGTGTAATTATTGAACCGATTCCTGCCAATAACGGATTGCTTTTGCAGGATAAAAGTTTCTTAGAATTTTTGCGAAACATTTGTACCGAAAACGAGACATTATTAATTTTTGATGAAGTGATAAGCGGTTTCCGCATTGGGTTTGAAGGTGCTGCCGGTCATTATAAAATTGCTCCAGATATTATTACGTACGGAAAAATTATTGGTGGTGGAATGCCAGTTGGAATGTATGGCGCGAGTGCGGAAATAATGAAAAAAATTTCGCCTGATGGAGATGTGTATCAAGCAGGAACATTATCCGGAAATCCAGTGGCAATGGCAGCAGGAATTGTGCAATTAACTGAATGTTTGAAGCCCAATTTTTATCAAGATTTAGAACGAAAAACACAATTTTTAATCGCAGAAATTAATTCCAATTTAAAATTAGAAATAATCAAAATAAAAATATTTTCTATTGGAAGTATTTTCTGGATTGCCTTTACCGACAAGGAAAAAATTCAAGCTGCCGAAGATATTGATGCAGAGAGTATGTTTCATTTTAAACAAATGCACGCATTGCTTTTAGAACAAGGAATTTATTTCGGACCTTCTGGTTACGAAGTCGGATTTGTCTCAGAAGCCCACACAGAAGATGATTTGCTGAAATCGGCAAAAATAATTGCAAGCATTTTAGCGTCTTTGAAAAAATAA
- a CDS encoding COX15/CtaA family protein, translating to MDKTKRPIIIWLFSGCLLIYLMVVIGGITRLTHSGLSIADWSFMGTTPPVTEAQWQDHFNIYKQTPEFKLINNQFTLNDFKSIFWWEYAHRSLGRIIGIVFIIPFFYFLLKKKFSKPLLYKLLIIVVMGALQGLLGWYMVSSGLIKNPHVSHYRLAAHLLSAFTVFGFTFWVALDEIFPNHFNRDKKLISLRNLAFVLFGVLVIQIMYGAFVAGLRAGYFDPTFPKMGNQWIDNGVTALSPWYKNFTEGIPGVQFIHRYNAYLVVILVISVWLKSRKLVLTTLQKKAANTLLIIVCCQFLLGVLTLIYSVPVVIAVLHQTGAFFLFAATLFFIHQLRVSKNNFSEQKTASKK from the coding sequence ATGGATAAAACGAAAAGACCAATTATTATATGGTTGTTTAGTGGCTGTTTGCTAATTTATTTAATGGTCGTTATCGGCGGCATTACGCGTTTAACACACTCCGGATTATCTATCGCAGATTGGTCGTTTATGGGAACAACGCCGCCTGTGACGGAAGCTCAATGGCAAGATCATTTCAATATCTACAAACAAACTCCCGAATTCAAATTAATTAACAATCAATTTACGTTGAATGATTTTAAAAGTATTTTTTGGTGGGAATATGCGCATCGTAGTTTGGGGCGTATTATCGGAATTGTTTTTATCATACCATTTTTTTATTTCCTTTTGAAAAAAAAATTTTCGAAGCCCTTACTTTACAAATTATTAATTATTGTAGTGATGGGCGCTTTGCAAGGATTATTGGGCTGGTACATGGTGAGCAGCGGCTTAATAAAAAATCCACACGTAAGTCATTATCGGCTGGCAGCGCATTTATTAAGTGCGTTTACGGTTTTTGGATTTACGTTTTGGGTGGCACTCGACGAAATTTTTCCGAATCATTTTAATCGAGATAAAAAATTAATCAGCTTACGAAATTTAGCATTCGTTTTATTCGGAGTATTGGTGATACAAATTATGTACGGCGCATTTGTAGCGGGTTTGCGAGCCGGTTATTTTGATCCTACGTTTCCGAAAATGGGCAATCAATGGATTGATAATGGCGTAACGGCATTGAGTCCGTGGTATAAAAATTTTACGGAAGGTATTCCGGGTGTACAATTTATACATCGCTACAACGCTTATTTGGTGGTTATTTTGGTGATTTCTGTTTGGCTGAAATCCAGAAAATTAGTGTTGACGACTTTGCAAAAAAAAGCAGCAAATACGTTGCTTATTATTGTTTGTTGTCAATTTTTATTGGGCGTATTAACGCTGATTTATTCTGTTCCTGTGGTGATTGCGGTTTTGCATCAAACGGGCGCTTTCTTTTTATTTGCAGCCACTTTATTTTTTATCCATCAATTGCGCGTTTCAAAAAATAATTTTTCGGAGCAAAAAACGGCTTCAAAAAAATAA